Within the bacterium genome, the region TATATGGTATAGTTGTAATGTATGAAAAATAACATAATTAGTCGTGGTTAATAAAGTTAGCCAAATAGAAAGGCTATTTTTTTACCTATCTTATGATAAAGTTTAAAAAAGGCTATAATTTTGAGATTGTATCAGTAATAATAAGTATATTATTCCTATATAGTACTGTTCTATATGCTTCCCCTAATACTCTAAGAGTTCCTGTTGGTCAAGATTCTACTAATGATAGAATAGTTGGTGCAATGCATATTGTTGATAGAACGAGTAGATTAGAGGCGTTAAGACGCCTTCTTCGCATGAAAGGAATAGATATAGAAGTTTGGGCAAAAGAGCAAGAGGATAACATGACTCCAGAGGACAGGGGGGCCCTTGTTAAAGCGTTGGAGATAATAGGCCTTACAGAGACACAGATAGAAAGTATTGCAGACAAAATCATCTTATGTGAAGTTCCTCCAAAGATTCGATTAGAGGAAAGAGGTAGGAATGCGTCAAGAATCGGAGGGTTGATAGTTAAAACTGAAGAAGGTCATAGAATTCTTTTTCCTAAAGATAGAGTCGGAGATATTACTAAGATAGAATATCTCCCAGATCTGCTTCATGAAGCAGTAGAACTCGATTTGATAGAACAAATGGGACAGATGGGACAGATGGGACAGAAGGTTGATGTAGCTGCAGCTCATGAACGTGCTCTTGAAACAAGAGCCAATTTCTTGAAAAGAAGTAAAAGAGACCCTGTTAAAGTCGCTCAGATTGGAAAGCCTGTTGTTTTAAGTCCTGTTCCTGCAGGGGCTGTTGTAGGTGCTATGCATGAAGAATTAATAGTATTAAGGAATGGGGCACAAGTATCAAGACGTTTGGTAGCACTGACTGCACTAACTATGAAAAAGTTATGGAAGACTAAACCTATGCTGGCGTATAAATTGATAGCTAAGGCAAGGGATTCAAAATATGACCTTAACGTAGAACTAAGAGAAATGTTAATAACGGAAGGTTTACTACAGTTCAATGGTAGCATGCATGAAGACACACGAGCTATAATAGTATCTATGGCAGAAGGAGAAGGATTTGATATGCAGCTTGTTAACCCGATAGCAAGTGCAGACGCTGATGATAAAATAGTAGGCGCCATGCACGATGCTATCTCTACCAGTGTTGGTTCTGATCTATTTCTGTCTGCAGCAGGTGCAGAAGCTCGTTCAAGTATTACAAGATCCCTGACCGAAAAGAAAAAATTAGATATTTCTGTTGTTAAGGTTATTGACCTTTCTCTCTTTGTGGATGAAGATGGTATTTTTGCTATAGAGAGATTTAGAGACTGTATCGAAGCATTACGGACAGAGGCCAAGGAAAACGCTGTAATGTTGGAAGATGCTATGCATATTAAGCTGGTGGATATCAAGGGGATTTCATTGCCTCACGATGCAGAACTATATTTAGCAGAATTACTAGTAGATGGAATAGCTTCCTATATTTCTGAAAAAAGTCTTTCTAATATAGGAGAAGGAAGAGTTTATAGTAATATTTCATATTATTTACTAGATGAATTTAAAGATGCAGATTTGACGGTTGCTTATAGAAAAGAAAATGAAGGTATATTTGGAAGGTTAGAAAGAAGGATGAACTATGTAGCTGTAGAAGGACATCCTGATATGGCCTCTATTATGCTTGGATTATTCTCTAACGAACTAATAGGAACTGCTTTATTAGAAGATATAGACCGTCGCCTACAACAAGAAAAGATTATAGTTACCCGAGTATAATTTTTCAAACCTGTAACACAACCTATCTTCTATAGTAATGTCTAATTAACCCTCCAAGCCTTGAATCAGATTTAATCCTTCCTTTTTTATTATTTGGCGGTTTGTAATTGAGCGGCATGTTACACATGGCCGAATGTGGTCTCACTGTGTTGTAATATTTCACATACTCCTTAACTAGATACTTAAAATGCCTTTCTCCGAAGACGAAGAACCAGTCGAGGCATTCTCTTTTTATAGTCCCAACCCATCCTTCTGCATAAGGACTTAGATTAGGAGACTTGTAAGGAATCTGTTTTACCTGAACACCATATTTATTGATTATCTCATCAAATTCTTTTGAATATTTACCGTCGCCATCACGAATCAATAGTTTATTAGATTTATTATCAGTTTGAAATAGAAATGATATGGTTTTAGCTTTACTATTTACCCATTCTCTTGTAGGATTTTTAGTAATTCCTGCAATATGAACTTTACGAGTATGGACATTAATAAAAAAAAGGACATGAAAGATTTTAGGGCCTAATATCGTCCACACAGTTTTTGTAAAGAAATCACATGCCCATAAAGTCTTGAAATGTCTTTTTATAAAATCATCCCATGTATCTTCGGATCTTTTAGGAGCGGGGTCAAGCCCATTTTCTTTCAATATGTTCTTGATGGTATTACGGGATAAACTATATATATCAAGCTTTTTTAACTCTCCCAGAATCCTTGTGTATCCCCAATTGTTCTCTCTGGCGAGTTTTACAACCAGGTCTCTAATCTCTCTATGGCTTCTGGGCCTGCCTCTTTTTGAGATATTTTTATTGCTGCTCACTCCATTATTAACCCAGTTGCGGAATGTGGTATAGCTTACAATATTTATGAATCTCTTTATATCTCCTCCCAGAGCAAGGCCATATTTTACAAGCCTTTGCTTTTCGCTGGGATTCAGGTTTATTCTCCTGTTAGTCTTGCTCCGAAGTATCTGGTTTTCAACCTTGAGATAATCTATTTGCCTCATGAGGTTACTATGGACTAAATGCCCTAAAAGGAATAAAAACTCTTGAAAAATCCAGTTATTTTTGGTATTATTAGTATTGGTTGACATGATTAATCGCTCCTTTCATAACACCTTGATTTTAACACAACTTATTAATTGAGTAGGAGTAAGGATAAAAATGGATTTTTACCCATACAGTTTAGTATATGATATTCATCAAGATTTTATCAGCCTATGTCCTCTTAATGAATACAGAGTTACAGCTCCTAATTCTTTATCTAAGTGGCTGCCGTCTTCTTTGCTAAACAAATGTAACAATGTAGTAGTGATGGCTTCAGGGAGCCAATTACACAATTCTGTTTTTGTTGCTAATTGTTCTCGCTTAGATGGTACAGAGCTTGATCAAAATCCTTATATTATCTGGTTTGACCATCACAACCACACCACAACAGGTGGTTTTATTCATCACGGAGGCTGGCAAAGGAGAACAGTTCCTCTTGAACCAGCTTTTCTCTCTGCTATAGAATCAAGCGGTATCATGGCGTATTATCCCTATAGTGAATTTCCTGTCGCTACAGCAGGCAATCTCGCCGATTTAAAAGTTGCTTCACATAGAGATGCCTTTTGGAATTCTGTGAGAGTGATTGGTAAATAGCTAATTTAGAAGATGTCTCTTAATTTTGGAACCCCTCTGAAGCCAGTTATTAGAAATCCTTATCCAATTCAAGCCTCATATCCTGCAAAAGCTCACTAAATTTCCTTAGCTGTTTATCCTTGTCCTTGGTAATGGCTATATCCCTCAGTCTTCTTTCTGTGAAGAAGTTATGTTCCTTAGGATCCTTTATATCCAAAAGGTAGCCTTTTATCCTGTCATCAAGCTCTAAGAGGTTAAGCATTTGGCAGACTCGAGACCTGCTAACCCCAAATCTCTCTCCAACCTGAGCCCTTGAGACAATAGAAGGCTCATTTAATACCTCAGCATATCTTAATGCTTCTTCAAGAGGTGAAGGCCTGCGTATTACTGGTTTAGCCTGTTTCAAGAGCTTTCTGGTG harbors:
- a CDS encoding integrase core domain-containing protein; the protein is MSTNTNNTKNNWIFQEFLFLLGHLVHSNLMRQIDYLKVENQILRSKTNRRINLNPSEKQRLVKYGLALGGDIKRFINIVSYTTFRNWVNNGVSSNKNISKRGRPRSHREIRDLVVKLARENNWGYTRILGELKKLDIYSLSRNTIKNILKENGLDPAPKRSEDTWDDFIKRHFKTLWACDFFTKTVWTILGPKIFHVLFFINVHTRKVHIAGITKNPTREWVNSKAKTISFLFQTDNKSNKLLIRDGDGKYSKEFDEIINKYGVQVKQIPYKSPNLSPYAEGWVGTIKRECLDWFFVFGERHFKYLVKEYVKYYNTVRPHSAMCNMPLNYKPPNNKKGRIKSDSRLGGLIRHYYRR